From Butyricimonas paravirosa, one genomic window encodes:
- the topA gene encoding type I DNA topoisomerase translates to MIENLVIVESPAKAKTIERFLGENYVVKSSFGHIRDLEKKDLGIDIEHNFQPKYEISPDKKAIVKELKQLAKEAKTVWLASDEDREGEAIAWHLFEVLGLKKENTKRIVFHEITKDAILHAINNPRDIDKNLVDAQQARRVLDRLVGFEVSPVLWKKVKPSLSAGRVQSVAVKLIVEREREINHFVEQKYYKVTGTFETKDANGNSIPLKAELSERFSTQEETVNFLEHCKKAAFSVSDVETKPSSRKPAPPFTTSTLQQEASRKLGFSVSQTMAVAQKLYEQGHITYMRTDSVNLSQLAIGAAKAVICNTLGEKYSKPRNFATKTKGAQEAHEAIRPTYMDKESISGDKNEQQLYSLIRKRTLASQMAEAELEKTTITIAITGEKHTFEAVGEVIVFDGFLKVYMESFDDEKEDDEAALLPAIHKGDQLQRSLIQALEQYTTHPPRYTEASLVKKMEALGIGRPSTYAPTITTIQNRGYILRESRDGTERQLDQIDLKGQDIKVKKISRIFGAEKKKLFPSDIGMVVTDFLSNYFTNIMDYNFTANAEDALDHIAEGEVEWQSMIGTFYQPFHANVEKTLKESERNTGARELGKDPQTGETVSVRIGRFGPMAQIGEGESVRYAGLLKGQLMETITLEEALDLFKFPRQLGEFEEKPVSVGIGRFGPYIKHNQLFVSLKKGVDDPGTITLETAIERINEKREIEKNRKIQEFENGVQILNGRFGPYITFNKVNYKIPKGKEADKLTFEETMEIIAKEGDSKKKTTKKTTKKAAPKATKKETKKETKKETKKKE, encoded by the coding sequence ATGATTGAAAATTTAGTAATTGTCGAGTCTCCGGCTAAAGCCAAGACTATTGAACGTTTTTTAGGAGAGAATTATGTTGTAAAATCTAGTTTCGGACATATCCGGGATCTTGAAAAAAAAGATTTGGGGATTGATATAGAACATAATTTCCAACCAAAATATGAAATATCACCCGACAAGAAAGCGATTGTAAAAGAACTGAAACAACTTGCCAAGGAAGCCAAAACGGTTTGGTTAGCCTCCGATGAGGACCGCGAGGGAGAAGCTATTGCCTGGCATTTATTCGAAGTTCTGGGGTTGAAGAAAGAGAACACGAAACGGATTGTTTTTCACGAAATCACGAAAGATGCTATTTTACACGCGATCAATAATCCCCGGGACATTGATAAAAACCTCGTGGATGCCCAACAGGCCCGCCGGGTTCTTGACCGACTGGTCGGATTCGAAGTGTCACCGGTCCTATGGAAAAAAGTGAAACCTTCCTTGTCAGCCGGACGGGTTCAATCCGTTGCCGTAAAACTCATCGTTGAACGGGAACGGGAGATTAACCATTTCGTTGAACAAAAATACTATAAGGTTACCGGAACATTCGAAACCAAAGACGCAAATGGTAATTCGATCCCTTTAAAGGCAGAATTATCCGAACGTTTCTCCACGCAGGAAGAGACGGTTAACTTTCTGGAACATTGCAAGAAGGCGGCATTTTCAGTAAGTGATGTCGAGACGAAACCGAGTAGCCGTAAACCGGCACCACCGTTCACGACATCCACGCTACAACAGGAGGCATCCCGCAAATTGGGATTCTCTGTTTCACAGACAATGGCCGTGGCCCAGAAACTATACGAACAGGGACACATCACCTACATGAGAACAGACTCCGTGAACCTATCCCAACTGGCTATCGGTGCGGCAAAAGCCGTTATCTGCAACACGCTGGGAGAAAAATATTCCAAACCCAGGAATTTCGCCACGAAGACGAAAGGGGCGCAAGAGGCTCACGAGGCCATTCGCCCGACCTATATGGACAAGGAATCAATCAGCGGAGACAAGAATGAACAACAACTTTACTCGTTAATCCGGAAACGGACTCTCGCCTCTCAAATGGCAGAGGCCGAACTGGAAAAAACGACCATAACGATCGCCATTACCGGGGAGAAACACACGTTCGAGGCCGTGGGTGAAGTGATCGTTTTCGATGGTTTCCTCAAAGTGTACATGGAATCTTTCGATGACGAGAAAGAAGACGATGAAGCAGCCTTATTACCTGCAATACATAAAGGAGACCAATTACAACGTTCCCTGATCCAAGCCTTAGAACAATACACGACGCATCCTCCCCGCTACACGGAGGCCAGTCTAGTGAAGAAAATGGAAGCTTTGGGAATCGGACGTCCGTCAACATACGCACCCACGATTACCACAATCCAGAACCGGGGATATATCTTACGGGAAAGCCGGGATGGTACAGAACGTCAACTAGACCAGATAGACCTTAAAGGACAAGATATAAAAGTCAAGAAGATCAGCCGGATATTCGGTGCGGAAAAGAAGAAATTGTTTCCCTCGGATATCGGAATGGTCGTGACGGATTTCCTTTCCAATTATTTCACGAATATCATGGATTATAATTTCACGGCAAATGCCGAGGATGCCCTTGACCACATTGCCGAAGGAGAGGTTGAATGGCAATCCATGATCGGAACATTTTATCAACCTTTCCATGCTAACGTGGAGAAAACGTTGAAAGAATCCGAACGAAACACGGGAGCCCGGGAACTTGGTAAAGATCCACAAACAGGAGAAACCGTTTCCGTACGAATCGGACGTTTTGGACCGATGGCTCAGATTGGTGAAGGAGAATCCGTACGTTATGCCGGGCTGCTCAAAGGGCAACTGATGGAAACCATTACCTTGGAAGAAGCTTTAGACTTGTTCAAGTTTCCCCGTCAACTGGGTGAATTCGAAGAGAAACCTGTCAGTGTCGGCATCGGTCGTTTTGGACCTTACATCAAGCATAATCAACTTTTCGTTTCCTTGAAAAAAGGCGTTGACGATCCGGGAACAATAACTCTTGAAACCGCTATCGAACGAATCAACGAGAAACGAGAAATCGAAAAAAATAGGAAGATCCAAGAGTTTGAAAACGGGGTACAAATTCTTAACGGACGTTTCGGACCTTACATCACGTTCAACAAAGTGAACTATAAGATTCCCAAAGGAAAAGAAGCAGACAAATTAACCTTTGAGGAAACCATGGAGATCATTGCAAAGGAAGGGGACAGTAAGAAAAAAACGACAAAAAAGACAACAAAAAAAGCGGCCCCGAAGGCAACAAAAAAGGAAACGAAAAAAGAGACAAAAAAGGAAACGAAAAAGAAGGAATAG